CTCGGGCACGACGCCCTCGCGGTGCACGACCGGGGACGGGCCGGTCGCGTCGACGATGGTGGACACACGTCCGTCGAGCTCCCCGCCGTCGAGGTAGACGGGAACCAGGACGCCGAGCTGTGCCTTCGCCTCCTCCACCGTCGTGGGTCTCGGCTGGGAGAGGCGGTTGGCCGCGGTGCAGGCCAGGGGGCCGACGGCGCCGATCAGGTCACGGACGAACTCGTCGGCCGGCTGGCGCAGCTGCACGGTGCCCTTGGCGTTGCCGAGGTCCCATGCCAGGTCGACCGTTGCGGGCAGCACCAGGGTGAGGTCGCCGGGCCAGTAGGCGGCCATCAGCCGGTCGGCCCAGTCCGGGACGTCACCCGCAAGCGCACCGACCTGCCGCTCGGACCGCAGCAGGACCGGCAGCGGCGTGACCCGGCTGCGACGGCGGGCCGCGAAGATCCGCTGCGTGGCCGCAGTACGGAAGGCATCGGCCACGATGGCGTAGACGCCTCCGACGGGCAGGACCACGACCGACCCTGCCTGCAGGGTCTCGGTGGCCTTCGCCAGCGCCCCGTCGCGGTCCTCGGACAGGCTGATGATGGTGCTCACAGCAGGGAGGATGCCAGCCG
The nucleotide sequence above comes from Euzebya pacifica. Encoded proteins:
- a CDS encoding L-threonylcarbamoyladenylate synthase — translated: MSTIISLSEDRDGALAKATETLQAGSVVVLPVGGVYAIVADAFRTAATQRIFAARRRSRVTPLPVLLRSERQVGALAGDVPDWADRLMAAYWPGDLTLVLPATVDLAWDLGNAKGTVQLRQPADEFVRDLIGAVGPLACTAANRLSQPRPTTVEEAKAQLGVLVPVYLDGGELDGRVSTIVDATGPSPVVHREGVVPEDHIHLVASGELEWGERPDPSMLPVDDPTEASDGADADEPADTPAGDGEADSADAVAEAELVQEVEGSTQDEVEDRDPALDEAAVTVESPETDDVRNPDDAPDDAPDGDEDRPSTPDGPAT